In Candidatus Krumholzibacteriia bacterium, the following are encoded in one genomic region:
- a CDS encoding TonB-dependent receptor: MPQKGRLAPFHRWVAAILLCVGLSFVATNDVLAQGVGGVRGVVRNAETGEPLDYANVVLEKVPEGTQWGGMSLGGGRFFLRGVPAGEYVLRVLYLGFKPVEDRITVPAGETVSVEYDLEVTIAKTFDAFVVESRAIMVEVKDTETVYTIGSEDLTDYAVDTVEEAVARQAGVVSRGGELHVRGGRSGEISFRVDGVAVDDPLGGSAISVSTFSVGKIETVTGGQDPEFGNALSGVVNIQTREGKPDDFEFNARFTTDDFGRQDRTFTNYDRFEFGFGGPTGLVDNLTYWVAGDMVFTDNENFNRAFRPETKVELFGMELFKYRRRQRNDVKGSLKLAYNFDEGRKKITAEYIGNYTRSEPFLLNWDTQGYVRQLVRLPLLIDLGDRLVYDGGYGTFFYGPWVDNINSLAVTRPVTTGTGSGARTQPLPILRLRDIRGTERVAIAQPVFVGARSPDGLFSTVPEDSSYQFVNSADLGQQNQRYSEQLKLFWRQTLTDDTFYELKLSRVSFDLLQDVRDDASQFDYLHGGMRGPDIFNGDTQQYIGQRDYYSDPDNPVFVTTGSDFPAYNDQRTTQYTLNFDITSQRYAGHKLKAGMRVVYNDLARESINNPGVISENRLTGQPQQGTSRNIFQTFNPEASFYLQDRWEYEGMVLSGGFRWDMFSPGSEAQIEVDNEELDRNVFKYKHQISPRLGFAFPITDKDAFNFHYGRFVQFPGRDVLFASQAVVGNSSTLGNPNLDSELTIQYQAGIKHQFNDFLAAQFAVYNKDIFGLISGTQVVDEATGGILARFINRAFGNARGVELTLERRFHNRWAFELAYTYAFADGVASSQEFGSNPNGLEFLPNQELPLDWDQRHSVAMNLRIAEPNKWATAITFDYGSGFPWTPFFRFERRQDPLLENSARLPATYSLRIQAERNVNFYGQNLTVYLQGLNLLNEDAVASLQPGLFPGVGVNNAAEAGVAYLTETGKYGNAYLQDVDGDNIDDFVPLNDPRVFSQHRLFRVGIGWQF, from the coding sequence ATGCCGCAAAAAGGTCGGCTCGCGCCATTTCACCGCTGGGTCGCGGCGATCCTTCTCTGTGTGGGTCTGTCGTTCGTCGCGACGAACGACGTCCTCGCCCAGGGGGTGGGGGGTGTGCGGGGCGTCGTCCGCAATGCCGAGACCGGCGAGCCGCTCGACTACGCGAACGTCGTCCTCGAGAAGGTGCCCGAGGGAACGCAGTGGGGCGGAATGTCCCTGGGTGGCGGGCGTTTCTTCCTCCGGGGGGTCCCGGCGGGCGAGTACGTGCTCCGCGTGCTGTACTTGGGCTTCAAGCCGGTCGAGGACAGGATCACGGTTCCGGCCGGCGAGACGGTCAGCGTCGAGTACGACCTCGAGGTGACGATCGCGAAGACCTTCGACGCCTTCGTGGTCGAGTCCCGCGCGATCATGGTCGAGGTGAAGGACACCGAGACCGTCTACACGATCGGCAGCGAGGACCTCACGGACTACGCGGTGGACACCGTCGAGGAGGCCGTCGCCCGTCAGGCCGGCGTCGTCAGCCGCGGTGGCGAGCTGCACGTGCGCGGCGGGCGCTCCGGCGAGATCTCCTTCCGCGTCGACGGCGTGGCGGTGGACGATCCGCTCGGTGGCTCGGCGATCTCGGTGTCGACCTTCTCGGTCGGGAAGATCGAGACGGTCACCGGTGGCCAGGATCCCGAGTTCGGGAACGCGTTGAGTGGCGTGGTGAACATCCAGACGCGCGAAGGCAAGCCCGACGACTTCGAGTTCAACGCCCGCTTCACGACCGACGACTTCGGGCGCCAGGACCGGACCTTCACCAACTACGATCGCTTCGAATTCGGTTTCGGTGGCCCGACCGGCCTCGTCGACAACCTGACCTACTGGGTCGCAGGCGACATGGTCTTCACCGACAACGAGAACTTCAACCGCGCCTTCCGTCCCGAGACCAAGGTCGAGCTGTTCGGGATGGAGCTGTTCAAGTACCGCCGTCGTCAGCGGAACGACGTGAAGGGCTCGCTGAAGCTGGCCTACAACTTCGACGAAGGGCGCAAGAAGATCACCGCCGAGTACATCGGCAACTACACGCGGAGCGAACCGTTCCTGTTGAACTGGGACACCCAGGGCTACGTGCGGCAGCTCGTGCGCCTTCCCCTGCTGATCGATCTCGGTGATCGCCTGGTGTACGACGGCGGCTACGGCACCTTCTTCTACGGTCCCTGGGTCGACAACATCAACAGTCTGGCCGTGACGCGGCCGGTGACCACGGGGACCGGCTCCGGAGCCCGGACGCAGCCACTGCCCATCCTCCGCCTGCGCGACATCCGTGGTACCGAACGCGTGGCGATCGCGCAGCCGGTCTTCGTCGGAGCGCGGTCACCGGACGGTCTGTTCAGCACCGTCCCCGAGGACTCGAGCTACCAGTTCGTGAACTCGGCGGATCTGGGTCAGCAGAACCAGCGCTACAGCGAGCAGTTGAAGCTGTTCTGGCGTCAGACCCTGACCGACGACACCTTCTACGAGCTCAAGCTGTCGCGCGTGTCCTTCGACCTCCTGCAGGACGTCCGTGACGATGCGTCGCAGTTCGACTATCTGCACGGCGGAATGCGCGGCCCCGACATCTTCAACGGAGATACCCAGCAGTACATCGGTCAGCGGGACTACTACAGCGATCCCGACAATCCGGTGTTCGTCACCACGGGCAGCGACTTCCCTGCCTACAATGACCAGCGCACGACCCAGTACACGCTCAATTTCGACATCACGAGTCAGCGTTACGCGGGGCACAAGCTGAAGGCCGGCATGCGCGTGGTCTACAACGACCTGGCGCGGGAGTCGATCAACAATCCGGGCGTGATCTCGGAGAACCGTCTGACCGGACAACCGCAGCAGGGCACGTCGCGAAACATCTTCCAGACCTTCAATCCCGAGGCCTCGTTCTATCTGCAGGACCGGTGGGAGTACGAGGGCATGGTCCTGAGCGGGGGCTTCCGCTGGGACATGTTCTCGCCGGGGAGCGAGGCACAGATCGAGGTCGACAACGAAGAGCTCGATCGCAACGTGTTCAAGTACAAGCACCAGATCAGTCCGCGTCTGGGCTTCGCGTTCCCGATCACGGACAAGGACGCGTTCAATTTCCACTACGGGCGCTTCGTGCAGTTCCCCGGCCGTGACGTGCTCTTCGCGAGCCAGGCAGTGGTCGGCAACTCCAGCACGCTGGGCAACCCGAACCTGGATTCGGAGCTCACGATCCAGTACCAGGCCGGCATCAAGCACCAGTTCAACGACTTTCTGGCGGCCCAGTTCGCGGTCTACAACAAGGACATCTTCGGGTTGATCTCGGGGACGCAGGTCGTCGACGAGGCCACGGGTGGCATTCTCGCGCGTTTCATCAACCGCGCGTTCGGCAACGCCCGTGGGGTCGAGCTCACGCTCGAACGGCGATTCCACAATCGCTGGGCCTTCGAGCTCGCCTACACCTATGCCTTCGCCGACGGTGTGGCGTCGAGCCAGGAATTCGGTTCGAACCCCAACGGCCTGGAGTTCCTGCCGAACCAGGAGCTGCCGTTGGACTGGGACCAGCGGCACTCGGTGGCCATGAACCTGCGGATCGCCGAGCCCAACAAGTGGGCAACGGCGATCACCTTCGACTACGGCAGCGGATTCCCATGGACGCCGTTCTTCCGGTTCGAGCGTCGTCAGGATCCGCTGCTCGAGAACAGCGCGCGGTTGCCCGCGACCTACAGCCTGCGGATCCAGGCCGAGCGCAACGTGAACTTCTACGGTCAGAACCTGACCGTCTACCTGCAGGGTCTCAACCTGCTGAACGAGGACGCCGTCGCGTCCCTGCAGCCGGGCCTGTTCCCGGGCGTCGGTGTGAACAATGCCGCCGAGGCGGGCGTGGCGTACCTGACCGAGACCGGCAAGTACGGCAACGCGTACCTGCAGGACGTCGACGGTGACAACATCGACGACTTCGTCCCCCTGAACGATCCCCGCGTGTTCTCACAGCACCGACTCTTCCGGGTCGGCATTGGCTGGCAGTTCTAG